A single Staphylococcus muscae DNA region contains:
- the ezrA gene encoding septation ring formation regulator EzrA, translating to MLLYIILAVIIIILIGIGILFYMRSQKRTIIQEAETRREKLNALSYDESLDKLKQLRMSGETKQRYDSLRSEWTQTTNDFLAPVDEKIHEAEVTLDKFKFSQAQVEIDDAHSLMDAYEAKHLALTEQADEVIHLHQESDTIYEQTKENHRKMKRDVLANRHQFGEAAAPLEQEIEALEPEIERYQELKDAGNYQEAHTHIKGLNDDITYLQQDMTEIPDLIREAQKELPGQFQDLKYGVRDLKVEGYDLDHAKVDSTLQSLKTELSFVEPMISKLELDAANQKLEEINKQLDVMYDLIEHEVKSKNAVEESKERITDELFHAKDMNYTLQTEIEYVRENYYINESDVQNVRQFENEIQNLISVYDEILTEMSKSAVRYSEVQDNLKYIEDHVVVINDKQEKLQNHLISLREDEAEAEEHILRVQSKKEEIYRRLLASNLTSVPERFIILKNEIDYEVRDVNKRFSERPINVQQLKDKVNKVVLQMNKFEDEANDVLINAVYAEKLIQYGNRYRKDNHDLDKSLNEAERLFKNNRYKRSSEISAQALERIEPGISQQIEKEVMLKQA from the coding sequence ATGTTATTGTATATCATACTAGCGGTTATTATTATTATTTTAATTGGCATTGGTATCTTGTTCTATATGCGTTCTCAAAAGCGAACGATCATACAAGAGGCTGAGACGCGTAGAGAAAAGTTGAATGCGTTGTCTTATGATGAAAGCTTGGATAAATTAAAACAACTTCGTATGTCTGGAGAAACGAAGCAACGTTACGACAGCTTACGTTCGGAATGGACACAAACAACAAACGACTTTTTAGCACCTGTTGATGAAAAAATTCATGAAGCGGAAGTCACACTTGATAAGTTTAAGTTCTCGCAAGCACAAGTCGAAATTGATGATGCGCATAGTTTGATGGACGCATATGAAGCCAAACATTTAGCTTTAACCGAGCAAGCGGATGAAGTGATCCATCTTCACCAAGAGAGTGATACTATCTACGAACAGACGAAAGAAAATCATCGTAAAATGAAACGTGATGTTTTAGCAAATCGACATCAATTTGGTGAAGCTGCAGCACCACTTGAACAAGAAATTGAAGCGCTTGAACCTGAGATTGAGCGCTATCAAGAGTTAAAGGATGCAGGTAACTATCAAGAAGCGCATACACATATTAAAGGATTGAATGATGACATCACATATCTTCAACAAGACATGACTGAAATCCCAGACTTGATTCGCGAAGCGCAAAAAGAGTTGCCAGGCCAGTTCCAAGACTTGAAGTACGGTGTGCGTGACTTGAAGGTGGAAGGTTATGATTTAGATCATGCAAAAGTAGACAGCACGCTACAAAGTTTAAAAACAGAGTTGAGTTTTGTTGAACCAATGATTAGTAAGCTCGAACTTGATGCTGCGAATCAAAAGCTTGAAGAGATTAACAAGCAACTCGATGTGATGTATGACCTTATCGAACATGAAGTAAAATCAAAGAATGCTGTCGAAGAATCAAAAGAGCGTATTACAGATGAATTATTCCACGCAAAAGATATGAACTATACATTGCAAACAGAAATTGAATATGTACGTGAAAATTATTACATTAACGAAAGTGATGTACAAAACGTACGACAATTCGAAAATGAAATTCAAAATCTTATTTCTGTTTATGATGAAATCCTAACAGAAATGTCAAAATCTGCTGTAAGATATAGTGAGGTTCAAGATAACTTAAAATATATTGAAGACCATGTTGTGGTTATTAACGATAAACAAGAAAAGTTACAGAATCATTTGATCTCACTCAGAGAAGACGAGGCGGAAGCGGAAGAACATATTTTACGTGTTCAAAGTAAAAAAGAAGAGATTTACCGTCGCTTGTTAGCATCAAACTTAACGAGTGTGCCAGAACGTTTTATCATTTTGAAAAATGAAATTGACTATGAAGTTAGAGATGTGAATAAACGCTTTAGCGAACGTCCAATTAACGTTCAACAATTGAAAGATAAAGTGAACAAAGTCGTGCTTCAAATGAATAAATTTGAAGATGAAGCAAATGACGTCTTAATCAATGCGGTTTATGCCGAGAAATTAATTCAGTACGGCAATAGATATCGTAAAGATAACCATGATTTAGATAAGAGTTTGAACGAAGCAGAACGCTTATTCAAAAACAATCGCTATAAACGTTCAAGTGAGATTTCAGCACAAGCACTGGAACGAATTGAACCAGGCATTAGCCAACAAATTGAAAAAGAAGTTATGCTAAAGCAAGCTTAA
- a CDS encoding GAF domain-containing protein: MSVKQTDYTLLARQLDALLDGETDLIANLSNASALLNENLDQINWVGFYLMKNDALILGPFQGKPACVHIEVGRGVCGTAVAENKIQRVADVNAFPGHIACDAASQSEIVVPIHKGDTVIGVLDIDAPITNRFSEADEEGLAKFVEVLEQHLA; this comes from the coding sequence ATGTCGGTGAAACAAACAGATTATACATTATTAGCACGTCAACTTGATGCTTTATTAGATGGTGAAACAGATTTAATTGCAAATTTAAGTAATGCCTCAGCACTATTGAATGAAAATCTAGACCAAATTAATTGGGTTGGCTTTTACTTAATGAAAAATGATGCGCTCATTCTCGGTCCTTTCCAAGGGAAGCCTGCATGTGTTCATATCGAAGTAGGTCGTGGTGTTTGTGGGACAGCTGTTGCAGAAAATAAAATACAACGTGTAGCTGATGTGAATGCCTTTCCAGGCCATATTGCATGTGATGCTGCAAGTCAATCAGAGATAGTCGTACCAATTCATAAAGGCGATACAGTTATTGGTGTATTGGATATTGACGCCCCTATTACAAATCGATTCTCTGAAGCAGATGAAGAAGGACTTGCAAAATTTGTTGAAGTACTCGAACAACATCTTGCATAA
- the rpsD gene encoding 30S ribosomal protein S4 — MARFRGSSWKKSRRLGISLSGTGKELDKRPYAPGQHGPTQRKKLSEYGLQLREKQKLRYLYGMTERQFRNTFNIAGKQGGVHGENFMVLLASRLDAVVYSLGLARTRRQARQLVNHGHILVDGKRVDIPSYSLKPGQEIAVREKSQKLAIIAESVEISNFVPDYLEFDADNLKGTFVRLPERSELPAEINEQLIVEYYSR; from the coding sequence ATGGCTCGATTCAGAGGTTCAAGCTGGAAAAAATCACGTCGTTTAGGTATTTCATTATCAGGTACTGGTAAAGAATTAGATAAACGTCCATATGCACCGGGACAACACGGTCCTACTCAACGTAAAAAATTATCAGAGTATGGTTTACAATTACGTGAAAAACAAAAATTACGTTACTTATATGGAATGACTGAACGTCAATTCCGTAACACTTTCAACATCGCTGGTAAACAAGGTGGTGTACACGGTGAAAACTTCATGGTATTACTTGCTAGTCGTTTAGACGCAGTTGTATACTCATTAGGTTTAGCTCGTACACGTCGTCAAGCACGTCAATTAGTTAACCACGGTCACATCTTAGTAGATGGTAAACGTGTTGACATTCCATCATACTCATTAAAACCAGGTCAAGAGATTGCTGTTCGTGAAAAATCACAAAAACTTGCAATCATCGCTGAATCAGTAGAAATCAGCAACTTTGTTCCTGATTACTTAGAGTTCGATGCAGACAACCTTAAAGGTACTTTCGTTCGCTTACCAGAACGCAGCGAATTACCTGCAGAAATCAATGAACAATTAATCGTTGAGTACTACTCACGTTAA
- a CDS encoding ornithine cyclodeaminase family protein, whose translation MKVFTEKEVMMTYHMSDAIQDIENLFQNMDDVSQTSRVVIPTGEGAKSMLYMPCIHFGKQQGIIKITSITPENPQHNRPTTQANIVITDLKTGEHVASMDGSYLTRLRTGALSGIATKYMSRPDSKTLGMIGTGGMAYEQLLGNLEVRPIEKVLLYNRTSEKAHAFKARIADKHPSIEFEVVSTVTELVRQSDIINCQTQSTSPVFNANDIQSGTHINGIGSYRPEMKEMDNRLFPTASQIVFDDLEGVKEEAGEFIEADKQGLFSFDHHDDDLKGVSLNGKIQRNNEDITIFKCVGAAHFDLAVALGTWEKFNKNHN comes from the coding sequence GTGAAAGTATTTACTGAAAAAGAAGTCATGATGACATATCATATGTCGGATGCAATACAAGATATTGAAAATTTATTTCAAAATATGGACGACGTTAGCCAAACGTCTCGTGTTGTCATACCAACTGGTGAAGGAGCAAAGTCGATGCTGTATATGCCTTGTATCCATTTTGGCAAACAACAAGGGATCATTAAAATAACATCTATAACACCCGAAAACCCGCAACATAATCGACCTACAACACAAGCTAATATAGTTATCACTGATTTAAAGACTGGTGAACATGTCGCAAGTATGGATGGGAGTTATTTAACACGCTTGCGCACAGGTGCTTTAAGTGGTATTGCTACAAAATATATGAGTCGTCCCGACAGTAAAACACTAGGTATGATTGGAACTGGCGGTATGGCTTATGAACAATTGTTAGGAAATCTAGAAGTACGTCCAATAGAAAAAGTACTATTGTACAATCGTACTTCTGAGAAGGCACATGCGTTCAAAGCACGAATTGCCGATAAACATCCAAGCATTGAATTCGAAGTCGTTTCAACTGTCACCGAACTTGTAAGACAGTCTGACATTATCAATTGCCAAACACAGTCCACATCACCTGTTTTCAATGCAAATGATATACAATCCGGTACACATATTAATGGTATCGGATCATATCGTCCAGAGATGAAAGAGATGGACAACCGCCTCTTTCCCACAGCTTCACAAATAGTTTTCGATGACTTAGAAGGTGTAAAGGAAGAAGCTGGTGAGTTTATTGAAGCAGATAAACAAGGACTATTTTCTTTTGATCACCATGATGATGACTTAAAAGGTGTATCATTAAACGGGAAAATTCAACGTAATAATGAAGATATCACTATTTTCAAATGCGTCGGCGCTGCACACTTTGATTTAGCTGTTGCGCTTGGGACATGGGAAAAATTCAATAAAAACCATAATTAA